In Streptomyces sp. NBC_00433, a single genomic region encodes these proteins:
- a CDS encoding pentapeptide repeat-containing protein yields the protein MVLVAFVTVVAPRYLLSWDAPSTSVADRARAVNDIRTTLLQGLAGVALLIGAYFTSRQLDVSRQGQITQRFTAAVEQLGSTSPEVRIGAVFALERIAYDSPDDRGPIAEVLCSFVKRNGLAVPLNERPVPRDEAHKGELARTHGGEEPLSVRSPDRQAAMAVLGRRAPTPRHQELPLDRIDLRRARLAFADLADADLHYCDLSDAGLTGADLRRADLTGIWLAGAVLINANLHQADLRTAVLWHARLDRADLSATDLTGADLTGAVVIGARFELADLRGADLTGTDLAMASLTGAVCDATTIWPAGFDAAAAGVVTAPDDAPPLRPQSSHDLPR from the coding sequence GACGCTCCCTCGACATCCGTCGCAGACCGGGCAAGGGCGGTCAACGACATCCGCACCACGCTGTTGCAGGGCTTAGCGGGCGTAGCCTTGCTGATCGGTGCGTACTTCACCTCGCGGCAGCTGGATGTCAGTCGCCAAGGGCAGATCACCCAGCGCTTCACGGCAGCCGTGGAGCAACTGGGCAGCACCAGCCCGGAAGTACGGATCGGCGCGGTCTTCGCCCTCGAACGCATCGCCTATGACTCGCCGGACGACCGCGGGCCGATCGCGGAGGTGCTGTGCTCATTCGTGAAGCGCAACGGACTTGCAGTTCCCCTCAACGAGCGGCCCGTCCCCCGTGATGAGGCGCACAAAGGCGAACTGGCACGTACCCACGGCGGGGAAGAACCGCTGTCCGTGCGGTCCCCCGACCGGCAGGCGGCGATGGCGGTGCTCGGCCGCCGGGCGCCGACACCGCGCCATCAGGAACTGCCCCTGGACCGGATCGACCTTCGGCGGGCGCGGCTGGCCTTCGCCGACCTGGCCGACGCCGACCTGCACTACTGCGACCTCTCCGACGCGGGCCTGACCGGTGCGGATCTACGACGTGCGGATCTGACCGGCATCTGGCTGGCCGGCGCCGTGCTCATCAACGCCAACCTGCACCAGGCCGACCTGCGGACTGCGGTCTTGTGGCATGCCCGGCTCGATAGGGCGGACTTGAGCGCGACGGACCTGACCGGCGCCGATCTGACGGGTGCGGTGGTCATAGGCGCGCGGTTCGAACTGGCCGATCTGCGCGGCGCTGACCTGACGGGTACCGACCTGGCTATGGCCAGCCTGACAGGCGCGGTGTGCGACGCCACAACGATCTGGCCAGCAGGATTCGACGCCGCAGCGGCTGGCGTCGTCACGGCCCCGGACGACGCGCCACCGCTGCGCCCGCAGTCGTCCCACGACCTGCCCCGGTGA
- a CDS encoding lanthionine synthetase C family protein — MTAIADAVLPRRQDLSEQGLGVALLHLERGDLDTVRSSLARAVAGGVSAGGNASLFHGAPALEFVLNCAARPDQGVRDAVDRIVAARLAAARRRLASGALPRLAEFDLIRGLSGLGALLLQRCVASPLLHEVLVYLVGLARPFRIDGRDLPGWWTGTGPAEEEMPGGHGNNGVAHGIAGPLAVLSLAARQGAQVPGQLDAIEVIARWLDRYGGHYWISRDHLADHGPTRPAPARPSWCYGRLGVARAQQLAAIALGDPVARVTAEDSVAHALTDQAQLGLITDAGLCHGWAGLLTVTRAVADDSADPARFTPMIIDLQACLVDGLDGLPKPGFMEGRAGAHLALGSTNASGWTRALLIT; from the coding sequence GTGACCGCGATTGCGGATGCGGTGCTGCCCAGGAGGCAGGACCTGTCGGAGCAGGGCCTGGGTGTAGCGCTGCTGCACCTGGAGCGCGGTGACCTCGACACCGTGCGCAGCAGCCTGGCGCGGGCGGTCGCCGGCGGTGTCAGCGCCGGCGGCAACGCCTCGCTCTTCCATGGCGCCCCGGCATTGGAGTTCGTGCTCAACTGCGCCGCGCGTCCCGACCAGGGGGTGCGGGACGCTGTTGACCGGATAGTGGCCGCCCGGCTGGCGGCGGCCCGCCGGCGGCTGGCGTCCGGGGCGCTGCCGCGCCTGGCGGAGTTCGACCTCATCCGGGGCCTGAGCGGACTGGGGGCCCTGCTCCTGCAGCGCTGCGTTGCCTCGCCGCTGCTCCATGAGGTGCTTGTCTACCTGGTCGGTCTGGCCCGGCCGTTCCGCATCGACGGCCGGGATCTGCCGGGCTGGTGGACGGGAACTGGACCGGCCGAGGAGGAGATGCCTGGTGGCCACGGCAACAACGGGGTGGCGCACGGCATCGCCGGCCCCTTGGCGGTGCTTTCCCTCGCCGCCCGGCAGGGCGCGCAGGTGCCTGGGCAGTTGGACGCCATCGAGGTGATCGCGCGCTGGCTGGACCGGTACGGCGGCCACTACTGGATCAGCCGCGACCACCTGGCCGACCATGGGCCTACCCGGCCGGCGCCCGCCCGTCCGTCCTGGTGCTACGGCCGGCTCGGCGTCGCCCGCGCCCAGCAACTGGCCGCTATCGCCCTCGGCGACCCGGTCGCCCGCGTCACCGCGGAGGACAGCGTCGCGCACGCGCTGACCGACCAGGCCCAGCTGGGCCTGATCACCGATGCCGGCCTGTGCCACGGCTGGGCCGGCCTGCTGACCGTGACCCGCGCCGTCGCCGACGACAGCGCCGACCCTGCCCGGTTCACACCGATGATTATCGACCTCCAGGCGTGCTTGGTGGACGGCCTGGACGGGCTGCCCAAACCCGGATTCATGGAGGGCCGGGCCGGCGCACACCTGGCCCTGGGCAGCACGAACGCCTCCGGCTGGACCCGCGCCCTGCTGATCACCTGA
- the fxlM gene encoding methyltransferase, FxLD system encodes MDTDDEDLPLSLEQGWWHATVSFTGGSGPSPQAARALVSALGNQRFHFLRKDAGLRLRTEHPAADLLDRLVSDQVVGSWARGVYEPETEAFGGEDGMDIAHALFCADSPGALAQTGSPGTRERCVLLLSAMFRATGLDAFETGDVWAKLGSLRPPVEPLTGPALDHAVTAMRRLMNADAARRPDAEPGWASRVTAFEDAGRSLRKLQADGQLTRGLRAILAHHAVFAFNRAKVPADQQAGAAWLGRQVAFAQWKSADVSTLWAPPAAPTLTAMETTLTAETDPAALREALVTRLVDGRHLRTPAVSAAFRDTERHLFLPGVDPTAAYAEDAVPIKHDPAGEMISCISAPSIVATQLEQLAAGPGHTVLEAGAATGYNAALLGRLVAPAGHVWTLDVDQDLVDRAAKNLAQAGAANVEAVLGDGAAGLPGHAPFDRIQFTVGAGDIPVKILDQVASGGRLVIPMRIRGSISRSFAFERDGDTWRTVSCEMCTFIPLRKGVCDDVYTRVPHAGEGNVRLETFSEQEVDRDGMRTILDQPQTKVYSGVKLRQGDPLQWLYLYLACVLPNGLSRMPGSRPGFFPQFGWGAMAALDGDALAYLTVREGEDEQGRFWELGVIGHGLRATELAGHVADEIRMWEEGWGNTAAEPTFRMAVGGARDQLTAPDPRLVIDKPYSRLVVDWPRRS; translated from the coding sequence ATGGACACCGACGACGAGGACCTTCCCCTCAGCCTTGAGCAGGGCTGGTGGCATGCCACCGTGTCCTTCACCGGCGGTTCCGGCCCGAGTCCGCAGGCCGCCCGGGCCCTGGTCTCCGCACTGGGGAACCAGCGGTTTCACTTCCTGCGCAAGGACGCAGGGCTGCGGCTGCGCACCGAGCACCCCGCGGCCGACCTGCTGGACCGCCTCGTCTCCGACCAGGTGGTGGGCAGTTGGGCCAGGGGCGTTTACGAGCCGGAGACCGAGGCGTTCGGCGGCGAGGACGGCATGGACATCGCCCACGCCCTGTTCTGCGCCGACAGCCCGGGCGCCCTGGCCCAGACCGGCAGTCCGGGCACCCGGGAGCGCTGCGTCCTGCTGCTGTCCGCCATGTTCCGGGCCACCGGTCTGGACGCGTTCGAGACCGGCGATGTCTGGGCGAAGCTCGGCTCCCTGCGCCCACCGGTCGAACCGCTCACCGGGCCCGCCCTCGACCATGCGGTCACGGCCATGCGGCGCCTGATGAACGCCGACGCCGCAAGGCGCCCGGACGCCGAGCCCGGCTGGGCGAGCCGTGTCACGGCGTTCGAGGACGCCGGGCGCTCCTTGCGGAAGCTGCAGGCCGACGGGCAGCTGACGCGCGGGCTGCGCGCCATCCTGGCCCACCACGCCGTCTTCGCCTTCAACCGTGCCAAGGTACCGGCCGACCAGCAGGCCGGGGCCGCCTGGCTGGGACGTCAAGTCGCCTTCGCCCAATGGAAGTCAGCCGACGTGTCCACCCTGTGGGCGCCTCCCGCGGCCCCTACCCTCACTGCAATGGAGACCACCCTGACCGCCGAGACCGATCCCGCCGCACTGCGCGAAGCACTGGTGACCCGACTCGTTGACGGCCGGCACCTGCGCACCCCGGCCGTCAGCGCCGCCTTCCGGGACACCGAACGCCACCTGTTCCTGCCCGGCGTCGACCCGACGGCCGCGTACGCCGAGGACGCCGTGCCCATCAAGCACGACCCGGCGGGCGAGATGATCTCCTGCATCTCGGCGCCCTCCATCGTCGCCACCCAGTTGGAGCAGCTCGCCGCCGGACCCGGGCACACCGTCCTGGAAGCCGGGGCCGCCACCGGCTACAACGCCGCCCTCCTGGGCCGACTCGTAGCCCCGGCCGGCCATGTCTGGACGCTGGACGTCGACCAGGACCTCGTCGACCGCGCCGCGAAGAACCTCGCGCAGGCCGGCGCCGCGAACGTGGAGGCCGTACTCGGTGACGGCGCCGCCGGCCTGCCCGGCCACGCCCCGTTCGACCGCATCCAGTTCACCGTCGGCGCCGGCGACATCCCGGTGAAGATCCTCGATCAGGTCGCCTCTGGCGGACGCCTGGTCATCCCGATGCGGATCCGCGGCAGCATCAGCCGCAGCTTCGCCTTCGAGCGCGATGGCGACACATGGAGGACCGTCTCCTGCGAGATGTGCACGTTCATCCCCTTGCGCAAGGGCGTCTGCGACGACGTCTACACTCGCGTCCCGCACGCCGGCGAGGGCAACGTCCGGCTGGAGACCTTCAGCGAGCAGGAGGTGGACCGCGACGGAATGCGCACCATCCTGGACCAGCCGCAGACCAAGGTCTACTCCGGGGTGAAGCTCCGCCAGGGCGACCCCTTGCAGTGGCTGTACCTGTACCTGGCGTGCGTCCTGCCCAACGGGCTGTCCCGCATGCCCGGGAGCCGTCCCGGCTTCTTCCCGCAGTTCGGGTGGGGCGCCATGGCCGCCCTGGACGGCGACGCGCTGGCCTACCTGACCGTGCGCGAAGGCGAAGACGAGCAGGGCAGGTTCTGGGAGCTCGGCGTCATCGGCCACGGATTGCGCGCCACCGAACTTGCCGGGCACGTCGCCGACGAGATCCGCATGTGGGAGGAGGGCTGGGGCAACACCGCGGCCGAGCCCACCTTCCGGATGGCCGTCGGCGGCGCCCGCGACCAGTTGACGGCTCCCGATCCGCGCCTCGTCATCGACAAGCCCTACAGCCGCCTGGTCGTCGACTGGCCGCGCAGGAGCTGA
- a CDS encoding WD40 repeat domain-containing protein → MAGSRNPLLVGLLAVEVVAAAGASLAGNVASGQDRWPGVLDLLRRYPWPAFGGFTVLLLVVGVVVVISEKGAGAGRDDPPPPAPPQVPGWVVDRSEADQVVSAVCRSGRRAVGITSTTGVHGAGGFGKTTLAKMVSANWRVRRRFRGRVYLITLGRGVRSPAAIAMKVVEATRFITGDAATFGDPELAGAHLGRLLDQRPPALLILDDIWFPEQLTPFLVGGQRCVRLVTTRIPEILPADAERVLVDEMSPSQAKLMLTWQLPPWPGEITEGLLRATGRLPLLLRLAHRTIAGQLDAGADPAVAAAGVLERLRSRGPAAIDPDTTVDLDDSEQRSTAVRAAIEAAAQLLPAGGYERFTELGIYAEDETVPVELVAALWQATGSLTLEQSRALCGAMGRVSLLSLDPQDGGRIHLHDVIGDYLRARLSDDRLRELNSVLVDAAAVALPVAPPHPGADRAVARAWWQMSDGYLADHLIAHLLAAGRQVQAEAVATDLRWIQWRLDQRGIAAPWTDLDAIPTTTARSAARALASTAHLLAPTTPAHARAAVLRSRLSAHASWCEQAASWRPEHPALHNRWPLPDLPDPALLRTLAGHTDSVLGVAVSRDGTWLATASADGTARIWKVTTGRTTATLTGHTDSVLGVAVSRDGTWLATAGYDSTVRVWDVAGVATAILTGHTGSVRAVAVSPDGTWLATASNDSTVRIWDVATGATRAILTGHRGWVSEVAVSPDGTWLATDDERAVRIWDAAAGATTATLTGHTGLVSAVAVSPDGTWLATAGSDDLTVRIWDVATARTTAILTGHTDWVLAVAVSPDGTWLATAAVDDTVRIWDVATGRTTAVLGHTSAVGAVAVSRDGTWLATAAADDTVRIWNVATGHPATMMRVDQPLTSLCWLPDGTGVAVTGTAGAYLFAFDSCTGHTGSGRAL, encoded by the coding sequence ATGGCCGGCAGTCGTAATCCCTTGTTAGTGGGGCTATTGGCGGTCGAGGTGGTTGCCGCTGCGGGTGCGTCGCTGGCCGGTAACGTCGCCTCTGGCCAGGACCGGTGGCCTGGTGTGCTTGACCTGCTGCGGCGGTATCCGTGGCCGGCGTTCGGTGGGTTCACCGTGCTGCTGCTCGTGGTGGGCGTCGTGGTCGTGATCTCGGAGAAGGGGGCTGGTGCTGGCCGGGATGATCCGCCGCCGCCGGCGCCTCCGCAGGTGCCGGGGTGGGTGGTCGACCGGAGCGAGGCAGATCAGGTGGTGTCCGCGGTGTGCCGCAGCGGGCGGCGGGCAGTGGGGATCACCAGCACCACAGGCGTGCATGGAGCCGGGGGTTTCGGGAAGACCACACTGGCCAAGATGGTGTCGGCGAACTGGCGGGTGCGGCGCCGCTTCCGTGGCCGCGTTTACCTGATCACGCTGGGCCGGGGCGTACGCAGCCCAGCTGCTATCGCCATGAAGGTGGTGGAAGCCACGCGGTTCATCACCGGAGACGCCGCCACGTTCGGTGATCCGGAGCTGGCCGGTGCCCATCTGGGGCGACTGCTGGACCAGAGACCGCCCGCCCTGCTCATCCTGGATGATATCTGGTTCCCGGAGCAGCTGACACCGTTCCTCGTAGGCGGGCAGCGGTGTGTACGGCTGGTGACCACCAGGATCCCGGAGATCCTTCCCGCCGATGCTGAGCGTGTCCTGGTCGACGAGATGTCCCCGTCGCAGGCGAAGCTCATGCTGACCTGGCAACTGCCTCCATGGCCCGGTGAGATCACCGAGGGGCTGCTGCGCGCGACCGGCCGGTTGCCGCTGCTGCTGCGCCTGGCCCATCGGACGATCGCCGGACAGTTGGACGCTGGCGCCGATCCTGCCGTGGCTGCGGCTGGTGTCCTGGAACGGCTGCGCTCCCGGGGGCCGGCCGCGATCGACCCGGACACCACTGTGGACCTGGACGATTCCGAGCAGCGCAGCACCGCGGTTCGGGCGGCCATCGAAGCCGCCGCCCAACTGCTGCCCGCCGGCGGCTACGAACGCTTCACCGAACTCGGGATCTACGCCGAGGACGAGACAGTCCCCGTCGAACTCGTCGCCGCACTGTGGCAGGCCACCGGCTCCTTGACCCTTGAACAGTCCAGAGCACTGTGCGGGGCCATGGGCAGGGTGTCGTTGCTGTCTCTGGATCCGCAGGACGGCGGGCGGATCCATCTCCACGATGTTATAGGCGACTACCTGCGTGCCCGCCTCAGCGATGACCGGCTACGGGAGTTGAACTCTGTCCTTGTCGACGCCGCGGCAGTCGCCTTACCTGTCGCGCCGCCGCACCCCGGTGCCGACCGCGCAGTAGCGCGGGCGTGGTGGCAGATGTCCGACGGCTACCTCGCCGACCACCTCATCGCCCATCTCCTGGCCGCCGGCCGCCAGGTGCAGGCCGAAGCCGTCGCCACCGACCTGCGCTGGATCCAATGGCGACTTGACCAACGCGGCATCGCCGCGCCCTGGACCGACCTGGATGCTATACCGACCACTACCGCCCGCAGCGCCGCCCGCGCCCTGGCCAGCACCGCTCACCTGCTCGCCCCCACCACCCCCGCACACGCACGCGCCGCAGTCCTCCGTAGCCGCCTGAGTGCTCACGCCTCCTGGTGTGAGCAGGCCGCCTCCTGGCGCCCCGAACACCCGGCGCTCCATAACAGATGGCCACTGCCCGACCTGCCCGATCCCGCGCTACTCCGTACTCTGGCCGGCCACACCGACTCGGTGCTCGGAGTGGCGGTTTCTCGGGACGGGACCTGGCTCGCCACCGCAAGCGCCGACGGCACCGCGCGGATCTGGAAGGTGACCACCGGCCGGACCACGGCCACCCTGACCGGCCACACCGACTCGGTGCTCGGAGTGGCGGTTTCTCGGGACGGGACCTGGCTCGCCACCGCCGGCTACGACTCCACGGTGCGGGTCTGGGACGTAGCCGGCGTCGCCACGGCCATCCTCACCGGCCACACCGGCTCGGTGCGGGCGGTGGCGGTATCCCCGGACGGGACCTGGCTCGCCACCGCCAGCAACGACTCCACGGTGCGGATCTGGGATGTGGCAACCGGCGCCACTAGGGCCATTCTGACCGGCCATCGCGGCTGGGTGTCTGAGGTGGCGGTTTCCCCGGACGGGACCTGGCTCGCCACCGATGACGAGCGTGCGGTGCGGATCTGGGATGCCGCTGCCGGCGCCACTACGGCCACCTTGACCGGCCACACAGGCTTGGTGTCTGCGGTGGCGGTATCCCCGGACGGGACCTGGCTCGCCACCGCCGGCAGCGACGACCTCACGGTGCGGATCTGGGATGTCGCCACCGCCCGCACCACGGCCATCCTGACCGGCCACACCGACTGGGTGCTCGCGGTGGCGGTGTCTCCGGACGGGACCTGGCTCGCCACCGCCGCTGTCGACGACACGGTGCGGATCTGGGACGTGGCAACCGGCCGGACCACGGCCGTCCTCGGCCACACCAGCGCGGTGGGGGCGGTGGCGGTTTCTCGGGACGGGACCTGGCTCGCCACCGCCGCCGCCGACGACACAGTGCGGATCTGGAACGTGGCCACCGGCCACCCTGCGACGATGATGCGCGTCGATCAGCCGCTGACATCGCTCTGCTGGCTGCCTGACGGGACCGGCGTGGCAGTCACAGGGACGGCGGGGGCGTACCTGTTCGCCTTCGACTCCTGCACTGGCCATACGGGATCCGGACGGGCACTGTAG
- a CDS encoding ABC transporter ATP-binding protein/permease, with protein MAWRADARATAAVIVLQLGSAAMAAFGLLASIGVLQALFAQGATPDRIRAAVPSLVLVAGLLMARAVLDTGVTFYQARLTPKVRRIVETEFLHLTAHVRLEAVDDADWSDDSYRANDRGLYYARESITQILELASALLSLVGAASVLTFLHPLLLPLLIASVIPQGLASVRSARLRFLSQVRYSTLQRRMRLFTWLLLDQTSAPELRSSTAQPALLAEHERIAVAIEEEDTRLGRAEARTALLGRAIGGIATGLTYAALAWMTIAGWLPLASGGGAVLAIRAAQSTLTRIVLATHVVYEHALWVTDLMTFLDKCRTLMPRSTGRVLASQVGTITVDNVTFTYPDAAKPALKGVSMRLHAGSTVAFVGANGSGKSTLSKLLAGLYEPASGAIRWDGTDVMEVDAESVQAQVAMVLQDPVEWPLSALANITISTGTITEADPQRAHQAAVDAGADAVIADLPRQWATPLSRRFKDGQQLSGGNWAKFAVARGLYKDAALLLLDEPTASMDPRAEHAVYTAVLRGRRRKDRITVLISHRLASVIECDHIYVFRDGHVIEDGTHTSLMAAGGEYAAMFTLQAAAYQSEPAV; from the coding sequence ATGGCCTGGCGTGCCGACGCCCGGGCGACCGCCGCGGTGATCGTGCTGCAGCTCGGGTCCGCCGCGATGGCGGCGTTCGGGCTGCTGGCGTCGATCGGCGTTCTGCAGGCCCTGTTCGCTCAGGGTGCCACGCCGGACCGCATCCGGGCAGCCGTTCCCTCGCTGGTCCTGGTGGCCGGTCTGCTGATGGCGCGCGCGGTCCTCGACACCGGTGTCACCTTCTACCAGGCGCGGCTGACGCCCAAGGTCCGCCGCATCGTGGAGACCGAGTTCCTCCATCTGACCGCGCACGTACGGCTGGAGGCGGTCGATGACGCGGATTGGTCAGACGACTCCTACCGTGCCAACGATCGCGGGCTGTACTACGCACGCGAGTCGATCACCCAGATCCTCGAACTCGCCTCCGCCCTGCTGTCACTGGTTGGCGCCGCCTCGGTGCTCACGTTCCTGCACCCTTTGCTGCTGCCGCTGCTGATCGCCTCGGTGATCCCGCAGGGTCTGGCCTCCGTGCGGTCCGCGCGGCTGCGGTTCCTGTCCCAGGTCCGCTACAGCACCCTCCAGCGCCGCATGCGGTTGTTCACCTGGCTGCTGCTGGACCAGACCTCCGCCCCGGAACTGCGCTCCTCGACCGCCCAGCCGGCGCTGCTAGCCGAGCACGAGCGGATCGCCGTGGCGATCGAGGAGGAGGACACCCGTCTGGGCCGGGCCGAGGCCCGAACCGCCCTGCTGGGCCGCGCGATCGGCGGTATCGCCACCGGGCTGACCTATGCCGCGCTGGCGTGGATGACGATCGCGGGCTGGCTGCCGCTGGCATCGGGCGGCGGCGCGGTGCTGGCGATCCGGGCGGCGCAGTCCACCCTGACCCGGATCGTGCTGGCCACCCACGTCGTCTACGAACACGCCTTGTGGGTCACTGACTTGATGACCTTCCTCGACAAGTGCCGCACCCTGATGCCCCGCAGCACCGGCCGTGTCCTGGCCTCCCAGGTGGGGACCATCACCGTCGACAACGTCACCTTCACCTACCCCGACGCCGCCAAACCGGCCCTGAAGGGGGTGTCGATGCGCCTGCACGCGGGCTCCACCGTGGCGTTCGTCGGGGCCAACGGCTCTGGCAAGTCGACGCTGTCCAAGCTGCTGGCCGGCCTGTACGAACCGGCCTCCGGCGCGATCCGCTGGGACGGCACCGACGTGATGGAGGTCGACGCCGAGAGCGTCCAGGCACAGGTCGCGATGGTGCTCCAGGACCCGGTCGAGTGGCCGCTGTCGGCGCTGGCCAACATCACCATCTCCACGGGCACCATCACCGAGGCCGATCCGCAGCGCGCCCACCAGGCCGCCGTGGACGCCGGCGCGGACGCGGTCATCGCGGACCTGCCGCGGCAGTGGGCCACCCCGCTGTCACGCCGTTTCAAGGACGGCCAGCAGCTGTCGGGCGGCAACTGGGCGAAGTTCGCCGTCGCCCGCGGGCTGTACAAGGACGCCGCGCTGCTCCTGCTGGACGAGCCGACCGCCAGCATGGACCCGCGCGCCGAACACGCCGTCTACACCGCCGTCCTGCGCGGGCGCCGCCGCAAGGACCGCATCACCGTACTGATCTCCCACCGGCTGGCCAGCGTCATCGAGTGCGACCACATCTACGTCTTCCGCGACGGCCACGTCATCGAGGACGGCACCCACACCTCCCTCATGGCCGCCGGCGGCGAATACGCGGCGATGTTCACCCTCCAGGCCGCCGCGTACCAGAGCGAGCCCGCGGTGTAA